A window of Thunnus thynnus chromosome 17, fThuThy2.1, whole genome shotgun sequence contains these coding sequences:
- the LOC137167922 gene encoding mitogen-activated protein kinase 1-like: protein MYVGGFSSSPGKLFITVKVPPECGGSVGSALDNLTSQHVAIKKISPFEHQTYCQSTLREIKILLRFHHENIIGINDILRARHIDNMRDVYPFMLYRKRPTAFVHVNACATWFERILYKNYSLCLVFDT from the exons ATGTATGTTGGCGGCTTTTCTTCCAGCCCTGGAAAATTATTTATAACG GTTAAGGTTCCCCCAGAGTGCGGCGGATCAGTAGG CTCTGCCCTGGACAACTTGACAAGCCAGCACGTAGCCATCAAGAAAATCAGCCCGTTTGAGCATCAGACGTACTGCCAGAGCACGCTGAGGGAAATCAAGATCCTGCTGCGTTTCCACCATGAGAATATCATCGGCATCAACGACATTCTCAGGGCACGGCACATTGACAACATGAGGGATGTGTATCCTTTCATGCTTTACAGGAAGCGGCCCACTGCATTTGTCCATGTTAATGCATGTGCCACTTGGTTTGAAAgaattttatataaaaattatAGTCTGTGCTTAGTCTTTGACACTTGA